The genomic interval TTCAAAAACAGACTATGATAATATGAATTCATAAAAGGTCTGActgatgaaattttattatataaaaaaataatgtaatgttAGTGACTAGCACTATTCACCTAAtaaaacaatgtatatattgCAGTTTTCAAATGCAACCCCTGATTTTATCGTACAAGACTTCCTCAACTAAGTAACAGTTTCTAAAAGAATGATAAAATCTGCAAAACTTTTTCAAGAACACGATTATTCTATATTCTTTTAGATGGACATAGTGTTTTTTACAtagataatttgaaaataaaagttttataaaagtaAACTAGAAAGATTATATACTGAAAAACCTGAACAACTTGAAAGAACGTGATTTTATTTGTGTCCaattagcctggctccctggctgcattgttatttctttatataaatactgcaaacattttataagaaaatctgAAGCCTctaaaaaagcacatttttatctgatggctaaaccatacctatgttcggagccagggacAAAAAAagaatgtcaatgtagaaacaaactGCTGGAGTAACTTTCACTGTTAATTAAGAAAACTTAtgtatatgagaaatatgacagaacacaGGGACAGGAGACAGTCTAGTGCCAAATTTGAAACCTACCAGTTAATGAAGTCCACAGACATGACAAACTGCATAGAGAAGATTATTTTTACTCTGTAATTTGCacataaattgcaaaataatttgaacagatTTGCAATTTCTATGAAAATACTTTGATAAAAATGTCTCCTCTCCTGCGCTTGAAAAGTCTTGTATTTTCTATAATTAAGTGCCAACAGAAAGTCTTGTACATGTAGTTCAAATGCATATACAATTTGTATAGAAAACACAATTTTGTCATTTATGATATGTCAAACATATAGAAAAGGATTTCTATATATTTATGAACACATAGTTTGTTCCTGAACATATATAAAATGGAATGTTTGATCAGTtgatgaatgttttagatgggaATAATGCAGCCATATTTCACTGACATTAAGCAATACATATTTCACAAGAACAAAACACAATACATAAAAGAATATTTCCTTAAACACATAAAAAGAATCCATTCTTAGGTCAGTAACAAAACAAGAACAGAAAAGGAATgctgtatatacatgtaagttaTCTTTAACAATTATGGCAGTAAAACATTCTACACTGTGGTAAAATCTGAGACATTAgtaaaatctaaaccaaaaataAACGAGTCATAAAACCAAAAACAGAGTACCTGTACCCTTTTTTAAGTTCTAAAACTATGAAATTTGATGGATGTAGGAGTAATAAAACTGTATGAAGAATCAATTTTTACCACAGGAAtgctacaaaaatatatttagtatagAATATTAAATATTACTCTAGACCTAAAAAATAGGTATATGCTACCTGGGAGTGAATCGACTCATATAATATGTACACTTGGCACAGTAATTTTGCCCTATTTCCACCCCTTGTTTATGACACAGTGTACAAGCCCCTTCCCCTATCACCTCTACAGGTGAGTCACTTGTTGAACTGTcagtttcttcattttttctaTATGAGATCTGTGATGTTACTTTATCATCACCTTGGTACCCAGCGTATGTCATTTGGTTCCCATTACCCATAATGCCAAAGCTGCCGTCTGCTGCAGAAACTAGACAAATATCTTCTGAAAATGTCACAGACTTGCGTGGTTTGTTTAACCTGTCACTATTCTTTCCCTTTTTAGCAAGAACAGATTTGGGTCTTTGTGGCTGCTGGGCCAGAGATTCAGATTCTGATTTACTTCGTTGTCTTTGCAATGTTACACGCGAAGTTCCATTAGGATCCACTGGAACACTATTTACTGGTCCCAACTGTGAATGTGAATTACTGTTTACATTCTGAACACAATTAACTGATTGATTGTCTGTTTTAGAATCACTAGAAACTGTTGCAGATTCGAACCTTGACGTCAAAGCACGTACACTTACTGGCCTGTGTTCATCACCTTCATTGGAGTCGGGACACAGCACCTGGGGTGTCAGTGGTCTTTGTGGTATATTCACTGGTTCCTCACACAATTTCCGCAAATCTGGCTGGCTCTGTAATGAAATGGAAGAGCAAAATTAAAACAACATTCTATTGTGTCAATCTGCAGATttacaaaagtgaaaatattCCTGTAATTTATGCTAATGGAGAGAgagaaaaaacttttaacaaatgtGCTAAAAATGAAACTCCAATTAGATTTAATATCCTGAGAAAATTTATCAAGACTGAAAAATAACAATTCTTTATCAGAAAAAGTTTATTACAGTTATTAAAATTTTGAActataaacattaacaaaatgattttttgcATTTAGTATCAAAggaaagaaagaaataagtagCACTTCCTGTATCTACATGTAGCTATTGTCAACTACCCAAAACAGCCAGTGAGCATGGTATAAAGCAAAACAAGTTATCTGGTAACTATGTCACAAATCCCTGTGATAGTATCCAAGCAACCAAAATATATATGTCACATAGCAGCAGATCTATGTAACAAAGTCTGGTGAAAGTACCGTGGCAACCAAGGATGTGTCTCACAGTGGCAGACCTATGTAAAAAGTCTGGAGAAAGCACCATAGCAACCTGAATATGTGTCACATAGCTGCAGAACTATGTGACAAAGCCCGGGGATAGTCATCTGACAACTTGAGCAACCCATGCTATTAATAAACTGATAAAATTCTTGATGTACGGTTAAGTGGTCCAATACTAAACCATGTCTGTCCATGAAACAGCTTAGAATCAAGACATTTCATCTAATGCAAACATTGGTTATTATTACAAGCATAAACTGATGGAGCTTCTGTGACAGACATGACCACCCGGTTGTGTAGCGTGCAGTATTACCAGTTCTCAGACCCACTGACCCATGTTATACAGTGCAAGCAGACAGCTAGAGCAAATACGTACTTTAGTAAATTAAGAAAAACATCTGTACTTGTGCTattgttttaaagcttttttaGGAAAGAAGAAGTTCAgcttttttttgtgaaaacagCTAGCATACTACAATTTAAGACTTGGACAAAGCATAGCCAAGCAGTCAAGGAAACGTGTCTACATGCAGTCGTATCCTAATGAAATGAATTCATGAACAACCTCAAAATAGAACAACTTGACATTAAAGTGAAGTAATATATGCATGTACATCAGATATTAATAAGCATTTTGTACTTTTGTCTGCATGCTTAAATCATCATGTCATGTAAAGATGTTATGTATTATTTCTCGTCTTGTATACACCTAAACAACTGTTAAGTTTCCACTTAATAAAAGGtacattctgttctgttctgatcaAGTGCAGTGATACCAACTTCCAAGCATGTTTTTAgctcaaaagaaaataaacaaatcaaaaactCTAAACAAATCTATGACAAGCTATATCCTAAGAACACCCCACTTCAAAATGTGTAGCACAATTTGCCACGTGTTTAAGTGCATTCATATATCTAACTATGAACTCTGCAATAAAAAATTCTAATAAATGAAACATCTAAAGCAGTTTTGTACCCCACACAGCACACAATGTCCATATACTTACTGCGCCATTGTGTTTTGAGTTCATTAACCCGCCCTTACTGCCCAACTTACGCTCATCTAAAATGTgaattatattacaaaaataactttcaaagttTTAAGCTAAAGTTCTGTATTAAATGAAGCACAAACAcgatattttatcaatttcaaaatCAGCAACCTGcaaatttatacaaaaacaaattcCCATAAAATTACCatgaacaaattaaaaaaaaattatgtcaggTGAAAATTGTTTAGCATAACAGCATTTTGCTTTGCTTGAATGCATGAATAAATTCTATCACTTAATTTTATTTGGAAACCCTTCAGTTTAGTTTTGTTACTTTACTTGCTACAAGATATGATAGAGTCAATTAAGAAATGTTTTCACTTTAtgatttcattaagtttgggtgGCACTGCAACTTTGAAACAAATCCTAACTTTAAGGATGATAAACCTTAAAAATTTAACTTTTCttcaaaaacaaacttaaaatgttgGCCGCAAATTATCTTATTTCTAGGCAGAGTAGGTTTTTATTTGCAAATCACCCAACAAAGAGTTTGTTGTATAAACATTTCAAAGTCCTGctaaaaaacttatttaaaagCTTTAAGTAAAATTTAAACAGTGACTTTAAGTGCAAGATCACTCTAAAGATGACCCGAAAATGTAAACATCTATACAATCTACCATAATAACCTTCTCCACGTAATTTTATCACCATAATCGCTTTCGGGTTTAAATATAGGCTTAAGTACTGAGGATATTTACTCTAGTCTTCTTATGTTCCTTATAGTAAACTGTTGATGTGTGCAAAATAAGCTGTAGTAAGTGAATCAGCAATTTTGTTCATTTCTGCGGAGGTAAAAAATAACCCTCCAGTAAATGATATTCATCATTGCGCTGTTGATTTTGAATATTGAATTTGTAGTCAATAGACTCCATTATATTGTATGCTCGCGTTGAGATTTTGAGAGACGACTTGACAACttaattattattcaattttcagtcaatatcttCCAATTAATTGATTCATCTCAAAAGGTGTTTCGGTAACAGTTAAAATCACATAATGCAACAAGAGTTTAGATTGTACAGACTATTTCCGTTGAAAGTGTAccattaagaaaacaaaaaaacaaaacttcattagTTGCCTATTCTAACAAAACTTAAAATGAGTCTATGAATTCTTTTCTACTTTCTGAgatgcttttgttaaatattaaatgaatggCTAATCTACGCTTTTAAAAATGACACCACCGTGGTTATTTAGAAATTTAATGACTAAAAAGGCTTTTATTATGCATCATTATCATTAGTACCTGCTCTAGGTTGTGTAAATAAATAGGTTGATGGCCTAGCAGGATGTGAAAAAGAAGCACTGCGATCTAGCTGTCTGCGTGTCTCCCTTGACCGGTAGCGGTCTGAACTGCCAAACTGTGCAGCCGAGGCTACCGGCTCACAGAGATCTGCACATTTGACTGGTAGTTGCATGGAGTAAGCAGTTTGAATTGCAGCTGACGAGGCAAAAGGCTTGCTAGTGGGTACTTTACCAGTTCTTACATGGCTGGGCAAAGTGCCATATAAGCCAGGTCTAACTACAGGTGGATTTTTGAAGAAATCACCATTATTGTTATCACTGGCAATGCTCTGGTAGTTTCGGTAACCATGCTCACTGTTGGTAGTCTGACTGGTTGACATTAACGAGACTGGTTCTCTTGTAGATACAGGAAGTGCCACTGATCTTGAATGGTAACAAACCTCAGTATGCTGTGACTGGTTCCCTATTTTTGGTGGTACAACAGGAATTTGTTTAATACCATGATTTTGACCAAAGTTCGTCCCTGAAGACTGGCCAGTGATGTTTCTACTGACACCATCATAGGTATTGTTTGACACAAACTGTCCTTGATGATGGGGATAATTTGGATAATCACTAGGACTGGTCTCATTCACAGGAGTCCTAGCTCCAGAATTAGTCCGACTGTGATTGCCACACTGTCGTCTCTGATTTTCTAAAAAGTCATGATAAACTTCTGCTTCATGTTTCTGATTATTGCACTGGCGGACATGTTCTTGAGATTTCTGGGTCTTCCGTCGTGGAAGTGTCCCATAGAGATCAGCATTGTTTGTATTTGTGTCAGGAATGTTTGTCTCGAAACTCCTGTCCTTGTATGCATTGTGATACTCCGCAGGAGGCATGTGGGGCTCCACAGGAGGAACTCGTTCACTTGTTGAGGGTCTCATCACTTTATCAAAGACAGGTGTCGCACTACGACCGGAGCTGCTCAGACTGTCCATAGAGTTCTGGGAGCTAGACCTAGAAGGTGGCTTACTTCCATTGCTCTGACTTTGTAAGTGAGACTGTGATTTTTGTTGACCAAAATATCCACTGCGACTTCTACAgaaaaaattataacaaacatCTTAAAACCATTCAGACCAATTTACAGTATCATATGACTTCAGATAAACATTACAAGTAAACTGAACTAaacttcaaataaatatataaactttacTAATTCAGATTATAAATTCAACTTTTAATTtactaaatttatattttcaagtacCAAATAAACAAGTATAATTAGCTATTTAATATGAAGGTCTGTTAGAGTTTGTCAGGATTTTATACCTGTAGTCTGGATTGATTCCACTATCACTGCTATTGGAGGATGTGTTTGATTCTTGACGAGCCATCAGTCTTTTCTGCAGACTGCGAAACTTGATCACACAAGAGTTCGATTTCTTCTGAGCTGTGATATACAGTGATTGTCCCAAGTTTGGCATCTTCATGGCAGTTTTTAGGTGGTCTATCGCCTGTTGACAGAACCCTAGAGCACTGCCGTATTGTTCCGAAGTCTCGGCAAGGACACAGCTATCCATAAAGTCTTCTGCCTTCTGGCACAGGGCTATAAACTGCTCGTTACCTGCAGAAAAAAAtgtcttacagatttttttcaaattaacaataaaaaaaacacagaCAAGAACTATATAATTTCTTCTCTCTCTTTTTTAAATCAATGGGATTTAATGAGGCTGGCAAACTATTATTTGTATAAACTTGAATAATTGTGGCAATAATACTTAATAACAAAATCGTTTAAATTCAGCCTTAAAGGTAATGTATGAGCAAGTACCTTCACGAAATGAAGACGGGAGCTTGCTGACTGGCTGGCTGACTGTATCGGGAACATTCTGTGGCATACCTGAAATTTGTTACAAGTTCATTAAAATCAATCAGTTTCATTAAAACATATCACCAAAgaacttgtttttttctttttaattttgccttTCTTTAATAGCCAAGACTCAATTATGGTAATTTAAACATTTCGACTTTCTATAATATCTTCAGTTTTCCATGGAAACCAAATATTAGTCAAACTATACACATTCTTACCATATGCATCACTAAGGTAAATGTATGGCGTGACAATCTCCTTGGAATAGAGATTCACCCTAGTCATTGTGACTTTCGTATAAACACAATAACAATCCCAAAATAACAAATGCCACAACAATCACTAAATAACTATCAATTGTATTCCTTGTTACATTATCTCCCTGTTGTTTGAAATTTATTCTTCTTTTAAGTCGCCTTTACAGCTTCTTATTCAATGTATAGAcacatttcatgaaatattgccaGATCGCATGATCACAACATTCAACGAAATAAGAATCAGTCCAGATAATCTTGATCGGACAAaccaaaaacatatttaaacaaattgCTACTAAGTAGTTGCTAATTATTAAGGTATTGTACGACTTGATAAGTTTCACGCCTCCATGTACATTCCTCGTGTTCACATGCATTATGGGACACAACAGAGACGGTAGAAAAAATGCAACCTATGACCTTGAAGACAATGGTACGTAAGAAAATAAGAACAATAGAGTAAGCTAGCATGATCAATGATTATTACAAATATAAGagaattaacatttatgtatGATTATGCAAATGTTTATGTATAATTATAGACTGATTGCGTATTATTACACAGATGTTACAGTTTGGCGTGGTTCTTTGTCTTGTCTAaacaataaaatgcaataaatgaaCTGCATGATTTAGTATAAGCATGGTATGCAGATTTGTTTTAGAGCTGAAACAGCTTATACATTATTCAAATACAAACATTGATCATTTTGACTTGTTTCCACCGAAGTCACATATCCTGTATGACTCGAGGTCAAGAACTTATTATTTCAAACTAATGGTCAACAAATTGTAAAATAAGTTTTTAAGTTAACTGTATTAACAAAATTTGGCAACAACTACAATAATTTTATAGAATACCCTTTTTCATAATTTCTGATAgtgtttgttatttttcattaaagaTAAATATCTATTTCACCTTGGCCAGGTATACTGGTTAGTATATACAAACAGGACTCATTTAAGcataaaataataatgtaatataagGTATAAATCCCTACACCTCAGGTGACACTTGGGACATTTTATAACCACAACTATTTCTATCATGACTATTAAACACTGATCATCCTTAATATTCAATAGCATGATAATAATGTTACCCTAAATATACCAGGTTGTGCCAACAATATAcctgtaaatattgtaaaattatttcaatgaaTGAAATGGGCAGATTAATTCCTTTAACTGATACTATAAATTTTTGTGTTAGTGCAAAATCGTTTTATCTCTTTATCAATTTATATGCCCTTACAACAGCTTTTGGCCATAGTATTTCAAAATGCTTCATGCTATTCAATTCTTAAACAggtgaaattaaaatttttaaactgaaacatATCTTTCAAAAGATGATCcatcccaaattttttaaaatattcagctATGCAGTCATGTTTAGGAGATGGCCAATCAGTAACATAGCTAAAACATTATAGAAGATAGTTTCAACAAATTGATGACACTTCTGATTTTTTGTAATAAACTCAAtcattatttttcaacttttccacAGCTATTAGTTTCAGATAATTAGCTGTAAGATAATTATTCATTATGTTTCGTCTGAAAGGAAAAAATCCTGGTCTAGTTGATTTAATTTCCCTCATTTTCTTAATGaagtaaaagagaaaaaaaactatcCTTTAGAATAATCTAAAACTGGAAATCATTAACATacctttatcattatttctttctgAAATATGCGGCCCTTGACTTTGTTGCAGAGGCCCTTGACCTTGGTGTGGATGACCTTGAGGAAGTTTAGGGGGCACTTGGGGTGGAAGACCTGCTTTACTCCTGCCACTCAAAGCGTCTATTAGGTGTTGATCTCTCTCAGCTTTTGGTAATGTCATGATATCCTTCGAACCTGACTTTGGGTAGTTTGGATTCATCTGCTGGCAATGTCCAACAGTCTGATTCTGTCCATAATACTCATTTGAATTCATTACTAATGATTTGAGATCCTTTTCTTGTGTGTATTCAAGGCCATTCATCCCTGAACCATTGTCCATAAGTTTTCTCATGTTTTCTGCAATGTTCTGCTGATTGATTGTCTTAGGTGGAATCATACTGCGAGATAGAAAATACTGTTCATACGGATTCATGGTGATACTACCGGTAGAGCTTGAACTGTTTCTGTCACTGCTGGCATACCCCGAATCTTTGTGGGAATCCAGGGAGGCAGCATCAAAAGGAATTTCTGTCGACAGGTTATCCTTAGGGGTCACGCCACGCCCTCTGTTATAGGTATCAGACTCTATACTGCTTGTACTGGCTTGGCTCACACAGGAACCTGACCGTTGCAGCTTCTGTGCACTGAGAACACTTTCAACCATCCTCGGGTCTATGTAGTACCTCTCTTCTGAATATCCCTCATCTCCTTGCTTCTTGTCTGGAACAGGAGGAGGTTTGTCTGAATTTGAATTCTTAGAACTTTTATCTTTCTTACTCTTTGTTTTCTTTTCGTCTTTCTTTTGTTTACTTTCATCTTTCTTTTTATCATCCTTGTCCTTTTTCTTACTTTTAGTTTTTTGTTCTTTAGGTTTATCTGTGAGAGTGTCCTGACTGGCAGTTGACATCTGCCTGGTGTGTGAATCAATCTCTGAGACTGGGCATTCAACAACAGTTCCTGAACTCAAAATACTGCTGCTTGAACTCTGACGAGAATGCATGTCATTTTCGACAATATTCTGGTATGTGAGACAGTTTTGGTAGCCTGCATGTACAGGATGGTTAGAGTGAATGGTGTATGGTGGTGGAGGGCCTTCATATGAATATTGCTGATGCGGAGCTGCCATTTGCTGAGATCCTGCTCGGGGTTGAGTATGTGACATCGATGttaatgatgaagatgatgatgacgatggCATTGATGAATTACTATTGCTGTTTGGTAAATTGCCCGATTTCTTACTCCTTGGAAGTGTTGCCAGCCCAGACTGAACTGGTGTATGTGCACGTGTTACAGAATCCTTATTGTCGTACAGTGGAGCACTGGTTGGGAGAGGTTTAACCACTTTATGAGAACTGTTACTTCTGTCTGTCATGTTAGACATATTCTCCTCTACACTCTGAGATCTAGTTTGCACATTTTTAGGTTTCACTGGAAGTGCTGGTTTACTATTAGAGACATGGGGCCCATTTGTTGTTTCACTGATTGAAGAGTTCATATCAGATTCAGAAGACTGTGACGATCTTCTTGAACCATCAACGTGATACCGAATAACATCACCTGCAACTTTCCCTTTCCCTTTTTTGAAACTGTCTTTTCTTTGTTGTTCAGCTGTCCGAGAGAAATTCTGAGTCAAAGGAAGTTTATGTGGATCACTGACATTTATTGCAGGTCTCCGATACTGATCACTGTTTGACAAAGTGTAATTGTAACTATCAGAATCCTCAGGTCCATCAGGAATGTCGGCAAGGTAACCAACAGAATTCTGCTTCACATACCCAGGTCTTGGGTCACACTGACTTATATCTTTCTGAGAATTCATTATCTTGTTATTGTTATGAGGCACAGCATATATCgcttcttctttatttttctgtcTAGTCACTGCCAACATAAAACTTGACTGACGACGATTCTCAAAACTTGATGTCCTTTCAAGTGGCTCTTTCTCTGACTGGTTGCTATCTGTTCTGTTAAAACCTGGAGTTCCAGATCTTCTTGAATTCTGAGAATCAGTCTGGGCTTTTTCAGGTAAATTTGGTTGTCCTTTGTTATCTTCCTGACCTGTTGATGAATcaacaaaattgatatatttatgtgtcaataactttaaaatgataaaacatcacATTCACAGGTGTTGAGCTCTGTCATTTATCtccacaaaacaatattatactcACAGCTATATCACACCTGAAGTGTGAAACAGATTGTAGATAGTCTGACAGCAAAGCAGTATGATAGTCATTAACTAGTCACATCAAACAAGATTTATAGTCAATCATGAAACACACAACAAAGAACAAATGATTCTGTTTGTTCAATACCTAAAATGACTTGTAATGACAAATGATAcacttttatgtataaaataatttacaGTTCAATATCGATTGTGTAGGAGTTCTATAAAATGAGATATGTTTTACATAGTGAATTTATCACTTGCAACTTCCTACATATGAATTTCAAAATGTTGAGTAATCTTATAAATAAACTAAACTCACCTTTTCCTGGTGTCATAGAGTatccaggggccataacccttGTACTTGGTGCAGTCTCAGTAGGAACAGGCTGAGCATTCTGGTTTGTGTAAATTAACAGAAGAGGCTGGTATCTACTTTTAACAATACGTTCTACAACTTGCTCCCATCTTTTTCCAACCTGAAAGTACACAAGGTAATTCATAAATTACCACAGtttaaatcaagtttttttttgcaagaactGAAGTTGATTTATATGATTTCTACTGCTAAGTTCTGTGACATATATCCTTTGTTCCATATCAGATGTTCATGGCACAAAcgattttattatcaaatcttTATTCCCACTTATTTCTTACACCAGACAACATTTCAAAAGCTGCTTAAACAGATATATGTGTACCTAAGAAGGTTTTAAAATATACCTAATAGATAGCAAGTGAATTAATTAAAATTCCTCTCTTCCCACCAACAATGATAAATACCATAAAATGACAACAATGGGATGGGTGACATGCCTATGTAAAATATGTCACATTTATGTTACTATAATCTGTTTACTACACACTTAGTCTGTACTATGATGATACATTGAAATTAGTTTTCTCCGTGAAGGTAAATAAAATACAGGTGTTCTTATTGTAAATGTATTGTACAGATGATAACAGAAAAATGTCCAAATTTGGCTTAATTTGTTACTAATATCATGTTGTAATAGCTGTAATAGCAGATCAAATGCATTCATTATCTGCAAGGTGATACATGTTGAAATAAAGTcaaattcagtcaaaaatagtacttaataaagttaatatttcCTATTTTTCGCCACTTTAATTGACACAAAACTCTAACTCTCTTAATGTTATTCAaaaggcatttttaaatgatatttaattaaataccaatttaaaatgatttcattctATATGTTACATTTGATCAAAATAAAGGCGAACACGAAACTGGAGATTTTAGTTGCACAGATTTTTAATAATCTTATACAAATAAAATGGCTGCTTCAATTTATTGGCCACCTGGAGCTATTCTAG from Mercenaria mercenaria strain notata chromosome 2, MADL_Memer_1, whole genome shotgun sequence carries:
- the LOC123564454 gene encoding uncharacterized protein LOC123564454 isoform X1, which gives rise to MDNVESSLPGGNAPAHWYDTWDRQTSQSFSNAAKGLRNAPGENNCFLNSAVQVFWHIDVFRRSYRRLSGHLCMGHSCIFCALKVIFTQFQYSDQASLQPSALRKALANTFAKQERFQLGHMDDAAECFENILNRIHYHIANSYNEDACNAPHCISHQKFAMTVFDQLVCPCGATSEPLKFYEMVHYISANALVSQSRTMQESGDILHPSRFGLLLRNAGAVGDIRDCPGNCGKRVQIRRTLLNIPDVVSIGLVWGSDKADPELAAEVTRTIGTTILYPDMFHSVMCNDASQLPRLHLTSVVCYYGKHYSTFIFHTKLQEWVYFDDATVRQVGKRWEQVVERIVKSRYQPLLLIYTNQNAQPVPTETAPSTRVMAPGYSMTPGKGQEDNKGQPNLPEKAQTDSQNSRRSGTPGFNRTDSNQSEKEPLERTSSFENRRQSSFMLAVTRQKNKEEAIYAVPHNNNKIMNSQKDISQCDPRPGYVKQNSVGYLADIPDGPEDSDSYNYTLSNSDQYRRPAINVSDPHKLPLTQNFSRTAEQQRKDSFKKGKGKVAGDVIRYHVDGSRRSSQSSESDMNSSISETTNGPHVSNSKPALPVKPKNVQTRSQSVEENMSNMTDRSNSSHKVVKPLPTSAPLYDNKDSVTRAHTPVQSGLATLPRSKKSGNLPNSNSNSSMPSSSSSSSLTSMSHTQPRAGSQQMAAPHQQYSYEGPPPPYTIHSNHPVHAGYQNCLTYQNIVENDMHSRQSSSSSILSSGTVVECPVSEIDSHTRQMSTASQDTLTDKPKEQKTKSKKKDKDDKKKDESKQKKDEKKTKSKKDKSSKNSNSDKPPPVPDKKQGDEGYSEERYYIDPRMVESVLSAQKLQRSGSCVSQASTSSIESDTYNRGRGVTPKDNLSTEIPFDAASLDSHKDSGYASSDRNSSSSTGSITMNPYEQYFLSRSMIPPKTINQQNIAENMRKLMDNGSGMNGLEYTQEKDLKSLVMNSNEYYGQNQTVGHCQQMNPNYPKSGSKDIMTLPKAERDQHLIDALSGRSKAGLPPQVPPKLPQGHPHQGQGPLQQSQGPHISERNNDKGMPQNVPDTVSQPVSKLPSSFREGNEQFIALCQKAEDFMDSCVLAETSEQYGSALGFCQQAIDHLKTAMKMPNLGQSLYITAQKKSNSCVIKFRSLQKRLMARQESNTSSNSSDSGINPDYRSRSGYFGQQKSQSHLQSQSNGSKPPSRSSSQNSMDSLSSSGRSATPVFDKVMRPSTSERVPPVEPHMPPAEYHNAYKDRSFETNIPDTNTNNADLYGTLPRRKTQKSQEHVRQCNNQKHEAEVYHDFLENQRRQCGNHSRTNSGARTPVNETSPSDYPNYPHHQGQFVSNNTYDGVSRNITGQSSGTNFGQNHGIKQIPVVPPKIGNQSQHTEVCYHSRSVALPVSTREPVSLMSTSQTTNSEHGYRNYQSIASDNNNGDFFKNPPVVRPGLYGTLPSHVRTGKVPTSKPFASSAAIQTAYSMQLPVKCADLCEPVASAAQFGSSDRYRSRETRRQLDRSASFSHPARPSTYLFTQPRADERKLGSKGGLMNSKHNGASQPDLRKLCEEPVNIPQRPLTPQVLCPDSNEGDEHRPVSVRALTSRFESATVSSDSKTDNQSVNCVQNVNSNSHSQLGPVNSVPVDPNGTSRVTLQRQRSKSESESLAQQPQRPKSVLAKKGKNSDRLNKPRKSVTFSEDICLVSAADGSFGIMGNGNQMTYAGYQGDDKVTSQISYRKNEETDSSTSDSPVEVIGEGACTLCHKQGVEIGQNYCAKCTYYMSRFTPR
- the LOC123564454 gene encoding uncharacterized protein LOC123564454 isoform X7: MDNVESSLPGGNAPAHWYDTWDRQTSQSFSNAAKGLRNAPGENNCFLNSAVQVFWHIDVFRRSYRRLSGHLCMGHSCIFCALKVIFTQFQYSDQASLQPSALRKALANTFAKQERFQLGHMDDAAECFENILNRIHYHIANSYNEDACNAPHCISHQKFAMTVFDQLVCPCGATSEPLKFYEMVHYISANALVSQSRTMQESGDILHPSRFGLLLRNAGAVGDIRDCPGNCGKRVQIRRTLLNIPDVVSIGLVWGSDKADPELAAEVTRTIGTTILYPDMFHSVMCNDASQLPRLHLTSVVCYYGKHYSTFIFHTKLQEWVYFDDATVRQVGKRWEQVVERIVKSRYQPLLLIYTNQNAQPVPTETAPSTRVMAPGYSMTPGKGQEDNKGQPNLPEKAQTDSQNSRRSGTPGFNRTDSNQSEKEPLERTSSFENRRQSSFMLAVTRQKNKEEAIYAVPHNNNKIMNSQKDISQCDPRPGYVKQNSVGYLADIPDGPEDSDSYNYTLSNSDQYRRPAINVSDPHKLPLTQNFSRTAEQQRKDSFKKGKGKVAGDVIRYHVDGSRRSSQSSESDMNSSISETTNGPHVSNSKPALPVKPKNVQTRSQSVEENMSNMTDRSNSSHKVVKPLPTSAPLYDNKDSVTRAHTPVQSGLATLPRSKKSGNLPNSNSNSSMPSSSSSSSLTSMSHTQPRAGSQQMAAPHQQYSYEGPPPPYTIHSNHPVHAGYQNCLTYQNIVENDMHSRQSSSSSILSSGTVVECPVSEIDSHTRQMSTASQDTLTDKPKEQKTKSKKKDKDDKKKDESKQKKDEKKTKSKKDKSSKNSNSDKPPPVPDKKQGDEGYSEERYYIDPRMVESVLSAQKLQRSGSCVSQASTSSIESDTYNRGRGVTPKDNLSTEIPFDAASLDSHKDSGYASSDRNSSSSTGSITMNPYEQYFLSRSMIPPKTINQQNIAENMRKLMDNGSGMNGLEYTQEKDLKSLVMNSNEYYGQNQTVGHCQQMNPNYPKSGSKDIMTLPKAERDQHLIDALSGRSKAGLPPQVPPKLPQGHPHQGQGPLQQSQGPHISERNNDKGMPQNVPDTVSQPVSKLPSSFREGNEQFIALCQKAEDFMDSCVLAETSEQYGSALGFCQQAIDHLKTAMKMPNLGQSLYITAQKKSNSCVIKFRSLQKRLMARQESNTSSNSSDSGINPDYRSRSGYFGQQKSQSHLQSQSNGSKPPSRSSSQNSMDSLSSSGRSATPVFDKVMRPSTSERVPPVEPHMPPAEYHNAYKDRSFETNIPDTNTNNADLYGTLPRRKTQKSQEHVRQCNNQKHEAEVYHDFLENQRRQCGNHSRTNSGARTPVNETSPSDYPNYPHHQGQFVSNNTYDGVSRNITGQSSGTNFGQNHGIKQIPVVPPKIGNQSQHTEVCYHSRSVALPVSTREPVSLMSTSQTTNSEHGYRNYQSIAKPARFAEIV